In Hevea brasiliensis isolate MT/VB/25A 57/8 chromosome 13, ASM3005281v1, whole genome shotgun sequence, a single genomic region encodes these proteins:
- the LOC110648924 gene encoding calmodulin-binding protein 60 A isoform X2 has product MQSVQHFLEPILEPLIRRVVKEEVELALKKHLASIKRNSGKEKDSPESRSLKLQFSNKLSLPVFTGARIEGEECSSIQVALIDILTGKIVNSGPQASAKVEIIVLEGDFDGDEGDSWTHDEFKSNIVREREGKKPLLTGDVFLNLSEGIGIAGELSFTDNSSWTRSRRFRLGARVVDNFDGTNIREAKTESFIVRDHRGELYKKHHPPSLFDEVWRLEKIGKDGAFHKRLSRENINNVKDFLTQLFMDPQRLRHVLGAGMSAKMWEVTVEHARTCVLDKRMYLYYSSGSQQKSGVVFNVVGQVMGLISDCQYVPVDKLSETEKVDAQNLVIAAFEHPEEVISFDDEASLVDGSSHLFNIPYPSSSPRTENSNGSKLLASSHKMSGFDYAQPNASSPDTISSIYSVGGVSSLDDYALCSIENMGLRYDQTLSFPGQVSNPLICETDAVTQAFCNEDHLRFFDTDLQSQNLSFEASADLQSALDGFLLTRSTAVAVDKAQRRWTKISSVLKWFSIRKHVALKKTCVREIHRY; this is encoded by the exons atgcaatctgtccagcattttTTGGAACCTATTCTGGAGCCATTGATTCGTAGGGTG GTCAAAGAAGAAGTTGAATTAGctcttaaaaaacatttggctagCATTAAAAG AAATAGTGGGAAAGAAAAAGATTCTCCTGAATCCAGAAGCTTAAAACTGCAGTTCTCAAACAAACTCTCTCTTCCAGTGTTCACTGGAGCTCGAATTGAAGGAGAAGAATGTTCTTCTATACAAGTAGCTTTGATTGATATTCTTACTGGGAAAATAGTTAACTCTGGGCCTCAAGCTTCTGCCAAGGTGGAAATTATTGTTCTTGAAGGTGATTTTGATGGTGATGAGGGTGACAGTTGGACACATGATGAGTTTAAGAGTAACATTGtcagagagagagaaggaaagaAACCCCTTCTTACAGGAGATGTGTTTCTGAATCTAAGTGAAGGCATTGGTATAGCGGGTGAACTTTCATTTACAGATAATTCAAGCTGGACTAGAAGCCGTAGGTTCAGGCTTGGGGCAAGAGTTGTGGATAATTTTGATGGAACTAATATAAGGGAGGCAAAGACAGAATCTTTCATTGTCAGGGATCACCGTGGAGAAT TGTACAAGAAGCACCATCCTCCATCTCTTTTTGATGAAGTATGGAGATTAGAAAAGATTGGAAAAGATGGGGCTTTCCACAAGCGATTGAGTAGGGAAAATATCAACAATGTGAAGGATTTCCTGACTCAGCTCTTCATGGACCCTCAAAGGCTTCGTCAT GTTCTTGGCGCAGGAATGTCTGCTAAGATGTGGGAAGTAACTGTAGAACATGCACGGACTTGTGTCCTTGATAAGAGAATGTACTTGTATTACTCTTCTGGTTCTCAACAGAAAAGTGGTGTGGTCTTCAATGTTGTGGGACAAGTTATGGGACTAATTTCAGATTGCCAGTATGTTCCTGTAGATAAGCTGTCTGAAACTGAGAAG GTTGATGCTCAAAATTTGGTAATTGCTGCATTTGAACACCCAGAGGAGGTTATCTCCTTTGATGATGAAGCGTCTCTTGTGGATGGCTCTTCACACTTGTTCAACATTCCTTACCCCTCAAGTTCACCCAGGACAGAGAATTCTAATGGAAGCAAGCTTTTGGCTTCTTCACACAAGATGAGCGGATTTGATTATGCACAACCAAATGCTTCTTCTCCTGATACCATTTCATCTATCTATTCTGTGGGGGGTGTGAGCAGCTTGGATGATTATGCCTTGTGCAGTATTGAAAATATGGGTCTTAGATATGATCAGACATTGAGTTTCCCAGGCCAAGTCTCCAACCCTCTCATATGTGAGACTGATGCCGTGACTCAAGCTTTCTGTAATGAGGATCATCTGCGGTTTTTTGATACAGATCTTCAGTCTCAGAACCTTAGTTTTGAAGCATCAGCTGACTTGCAAAGTGCTCTGGATGGCTTCTTGTTGACGCGTTCGACAGCTGTTGCAGTGGATAAGGCTCAGAGGAGATGGACAAAGATCTCTAGTGTGTTGAAATGGTTCTCTATTAGGAAACATGTGGCTTTAAAAAAGACTTGTGTTCGAGAAATTCATAGATATTAG
- the LOC110648924 gene encoding calmodulin-binding protein 60 A isoform X1 has translation MSQKRHPEEPKSHSEGHSPEEKRRRFNLKNVVQEVIKMQSVQHFLEPILEPLIRRVVKEEVELALKKHLASIKRNSGKEKDSPESRSLKLQFSNKLSLPVFTGARIEGEECSSIQVALIDILTGKIVNSGPQASAKVEIIVLEGDFDGDEGDSWTHDEFKSNIVREREGKKPLLTGDVFLNLSEGIGIAGELSFTDNSSWTRSRRFRLGARVVDNFDGTNIREAKTESFIVRDHRGELYKKHHPPSLFDEVWRLEKIGKDGAFHKRLSRENINNVKDFLTQLFMDPQRLRHVLGAGMSAKMWEVTVEHARTCVLDKRMYLYYSSGSQQKSGVVFNVVGQVMGLISDCQYVPVDKLSETEKVDAQNLVIAAFEHPEEVISFDDEASLVDGSSHLFNIPYPSSSPRTENSNGSKLLASSHKMSGFDYAQPNASSPDTISSIYSVGGVSSLDDYALCSIENMGLRYDQTLSFPGQVSNPLICETDAVTQAFCNEDHLRFFDTDLQSQNLSFEASADLQSALDGFLLTRSTAVAVDKAQRRWTKISSVLKWFSIRKHVALKKTCVREIHRY, from the exons ATGTCGCAGAAGAGGCACCCTGAGGAGCCCAAGTCTCATTCGGAAGGGCATAGTCCGGAAGAGAAGAGGAGGAGGTTTAATTTGAAGAA TGTGGTTCAGGAGGTGAttaagatgcaatctgtccagcattttTTGGAACCTATTCTGGAGCCATTGATTCGTAGGGTG GTCAAAGAAGAAGTTGAATTAGctcttaaaaaacatttggctagCATTAAAAG AAATAGTGGGAAAGAAAAAGATTCTCCTGAATCCAGAAGCTTAAAACTGCAGTTCTCAAACAAACTCTCTCTTCCAGTGTTCACTGGAGCTCGAATTGAAGGAGAAGAATGTTCTTCTATACAAGTAGCTTTGATTGATATTCTTACTGGGAAAATAGTTAACTCTGGGCCTCAAGCTTCTGCCAAGGTGGAAATTATTGTTCTTGAAGGTGATTTTGATGGTGATGAGGGTGACAGTTGGACACATGATGAGTTTAAGAGTAACATTGtcagagagagagaaggaaagaAACCCCTTCTTACAGGAGATGTGTTTCTGAATCTAAGTGAAGGCATTGGTATAGCGGGTGAACTTTCATTTACAGATAATTCAAGCTGGACTAGAAGCCGTAGGTTCAGGCTTGGGGCAAGAGTTGTGGATAATTTTGATGGAACTAATATAAGGGAGGCAAAGACAGAATCTTTCATTGTCAGGGATCACCGTGGAGAAT TGTACAAGAAGCACCATCCTCCATCTCTTTTTGATGAAGTATGGAGATTAGAAAAGATTGGAAAAGATGGGGCTTTCCACAAGCGATTGAGTAGGGAAAATATCAACAATGTGAAGGATTTCCTGACTCAGCTCTTCATGGACCCTCAAAGGCTTCGTCAT GTTCTTGGCGCAGGAATGTCTGCTAAGATGTGGGAAGTAACTGTAGAACATGCACGGACTTGTGTCCTTGATAAGAGAATGTACTTGTATTACTCTTCTGGTTCTCAACAGAAAAGTGGTGTGGTCTTCAATGTTGTGGGACAAGTTATGGGACTAATTTCAGATTGCCAGTATGTTCCTGTAGATAAGCTGTCTGAAACTGAGAAG GTTGATGCTCAAAATTTGGTAATTGCTGCATTTGAACACCCAGAGGAGGTTATCTCCTTTGATGATGAAGCGTCTCTTGTGGATGGCTCTTCACACTTGTTCAACATTCCTTACCCCTCAAGTTCACCCAGGACAGAGAATTCTAATGGAAGCAAGCTTTTGGCTTCTTCACACAAGATGAGCGGATTTGATTATGCACAACCAAATGCTTCTTCTCCTGATACCATTTCATCTATCTATTCTGTGGGGGGTGTGAGCAGCTTGGATGATTATGCCTTGTGCAGTATTGAAAATATGGGTCTTAGATATGATCAGACATTGAGTTTCCCAGGCCAAGTCTCCAACCCTCTCATATGTGAGACTGATGCCGTGACTCAAGCTTTCTGTAATGAGGATCATCTGCGGTTTTTTGATACAGATCTTCAGTCTCAGAACCTTAGTTTTGAAGCATCAGCTGACTTGCAAAGTGCTCTGGATGGCTTCTTGTTGACGCGTTCGACAGCTGTTGCAGTGGATAAGGCTCAGAGGAGATGGACAAAGATCTCTAGTGTGTTGAAATGGTTCTCTATTAGGAAACATGTGGCTTTAAAAAAGACTTGTGTTCGAGAAATTCATAGATATTAG
- the LOC110648917 gene encoding alpha-mannosidase I MNS5: MLARKSATWILLLLVIFSIFFDSSVAQLDSCWAAKKRKMREKVRKMFYHAYENYITHAFPHDELKPLTKSFTDSLSELGNLKLEHLPQDYNGSALTLIESLSSLVILGNYTEFGRAVLWLSENLKFDVDARVNLFECNIRVLGGLISAHLLATDSTNRLLQGSYKNQLLWLAEDLGQRFLPAFDTPSGLPYAWINLKYGVMENETTETSTSGCGSLILEMGALSQLTGDPRYESAALRALRKLWSMRSSLNLLGTTLDVATGEWIEHSSGIGAGVDSFYEYLYKAHILFGKEDFWRMFHSAYLAVQKYFRHGPWYHEADMRTGKATYWQLTSLQAFWPGLQVLVGDIAAANSSHREFFYLWKKFGVLPERYLLDHLTVHPTEKYYPLRPELAESTFYLYQATKDPWYIHVGESIVNSLNLYAKVEGGFASIRDVTTMQREDHQHSFFLAETCKYLYLLFDDSFLVNRNYIFTTEGHPLPVLSAWHDRLPETYIPSNWTYIKNEKQVKQASAMSQQVCPAMSSSSGDDDQGVESACHVPDARSDHRCFSDEECGVDAISCRRRSCSIAGYCGLWLFI; the protein is encoded by the exons ATGCATTTCCG CATGATGAGCTAAAGCCTCTCACCAAGTCTTTCACTGACTCACTTAGTGAACTTGGAAATCTGAAG CTTGAACACTTGCCACAAGACTATAATGGATCTGCACTTACGCTCATTGAATCATTGTCTAG CCTTGTTATTTTAGGCAATTACACAGAATTTGGAAGGGCAGTTCTTTGGCTTTCTGAAAATCTAAAATTTGATGTTGATGCAAGGGTAAACCTATTTGAG TGCAATATAAGAGTTCTTGGAGGACTTATTTCTGCTCATCTTCTTGCAACTGACTCTACAAATAGATTGCTTCAAGGATCTTACAAGAATCAGTTGCTTTGGCTGGCTGAAGATTTAGGGCAACGCTTCCTACCTGCATTTGATACACCCAGTGGATTGCCATATGCGTGGATTAACTTAAAG TATGGAGTCATGGAGAATGAGACAACTGAAACAAGCACCTCAGGGTGTG GTTCTCTGATCCTTGAAATGGGAGCATTATCGCAATTAACTGGTGATCCTAGATATGAGTCTGCAGCTTTACGTGCTCTTCGGAAGTTATGGAGTATGCGCAGTTCATTAAACTTGTTAGGAACAACGTTGGATGTTGCAACTGGTGAATGGATTGAGCATTCATCTGGAATTGGAGCTG GGGTTGATTCATTCTATGAGTATCTTTACAAGGCTCACATTCTTTTCGGAAAGGAGGATTTCTGGAGAATGTTTCATTCTGCTTATCTTGCTGTGCAGAAATATTTCAGACATGGCCCATG GTACCATGAAGCTGACATGAGGACTGGAAAAGCAACTTATTGGCAACTGACAAGCCTTCAAGCCTTTTGGCCTGGTCTACAG GTTCTTGTTGGGGATATTGCAGCTGCCAATTCATCGCATCGGGAATTTTTTTATTTGTGGAAGAAGTTTGGGGTGCTACCTGAAAG GTATTTGCTGGATCATCTAACAGTACATCCTACAGAGAAGTATTATCCATTGCGCCCTGAATTGGCAGAGTCCACATTCTACTTATATCAAGCAACAAAAG ATCCATGGTATATACACGTGGGTGAATCAATTGTTAATTCCCTTAATTTATACGCCAAAGTGGAAGGAGGTTTTGCCAGCATTAGAGACGTGACAACTATGCAAAGGGAAGATCATCAGCATAGTTTCTTTCTTGCTGAAAC GTGCAAGTACTTGTATCTTCTTTTTGATGATTCATTTTTGGTCAATCGAAATTATATATTCACAACTGAGGGCCATCCTTTACCCGTGCTAAGTGCTTGGCATGATAGGCTTCCAGAGACGTACATCCCTTCGAACTGGACTTACATCAAG AATGAAAAGCAAGTAAAACAAGCAAGTGCAATGTCTCAGCAAGTCTGTCCAGCGATGAGTTCAAGTTCAGGAGATGATGACCAAGGGGTTGAGAGTGCTTGCCATGTGCCTGATGCTCGTAGTGACCACAGGTGTTTCAGTGACGAGGAATGTGGGGTTGACGCGATCAGCTGCAGAAGAAGATCATGCAGCATTGCTGGCTACTGTGGACTATGGCTGTTCATATGA